The following coding sequences lie in one Synechococcus sp. PCC 7336 genomic window:
- a CDS encoding type II toxin-antitoxin system RelE/ParE family toxin yields MPNSGRPKQILFYADEAGNETFTEWLESLRDVMGRKRILTRLRQLEQGNYGDCKRLQDGVYELRLFFGPGYRVYFGEDGDTIVVLLCGGDKSTQAKDIETAKAYWQEYKRHE; encoded by the coding sequence GTGCCCAACTCTGGCAGACCGAAGCAAATTCTGTTCTATGCCGACGAGGCAGGGAACGAAACGTTTACAGAATGGTTGGAAAGCTTGCGCGATGTTATGGGACGGAAGCGTATTCTGACCCGGTTACGTCAATTGGAGCAAGGAAATTACGGGGACTGTAAAAGGCTGCAAGATGGTGTGTACGAACTGAGATTATTCTTCGGGCCAGGATACCGAGTTTATTTCGGAGAAGACGGAGACACTATCGTTGTGTTGCTGTGTGGCGGCGATAAAAGTACGCAAGCCAAGGATATTGAAACCGCTAAGGCTTATTGGCAGGAGTACAAGCGTCATGAGTAA
- a CDS encoding rhomboid family intramembrane serine protease, which yields MIPIGDNIPSQRPAVVVKCLVATNICIFLFELLLMSGGQLEDFFRTFAIIPAREIGSLQQVLSGNIFVLPLLLLPILTAMFLHGGFFHIAGNMLFLWVFGDNIEDLMGHWRFLAFYLVCGFGASAAQILSDTSSLVPNLGASGAIAGVLGAYLINFPRARVEAILPLGFFWLPIQVPALFYLGFWFVQQTFYSIASLGVNSEMGSGGIAFLAHAGGFIFGVSLFKFFAIHKSSQALF from the coding sequence ATGATCCCCATCGGTGACAATATTCCCAGCCAACGACCGGCTGTCGTTGTAAAGTGTTTGGTGGCCACCAACATTTGCATATTTTTGTTCGAGCTATTGTTGATGTCCGGCGGTCAGTTGGAAGACTTTTTCCGCACATTTGCCATCATCCCCGCCCGCGAAATTGGCTCTCTACAGCAAGTTCTGTCTGGCAATATTTTTGTGTTGCCATTACTCCTGCTGCCCATTTTGACTGCGATGTTTTTGCACGGCGGCTTTTTTCACATTGCAGGCAACATGCTATTTCTCTGGGTGTTTGGGGATAATATCGAAGATTTGATGGGCCACTGGCGATTCCTCGCCTTCTATCTCGTCTGCGGCTTTGGAGCGTCTGCGGCCCAAATCCTCTCGGACACGAGCTCGCTCGTGCCCAATCTCGGGGCCAGTGGCGCGATCGCCGGAGTGCTGGGGGCCTATCTGATTAATTTCCCCAGAGCGAGGGTAGAAGCCATCCTACCGCTAGGCTTTTTCTGGCTTCCCATTCAAGTCCCCGCCCTATTCTATTTGGGTTTTTGGTTCGTTCAGCAGACGTTTTACAGCATTGCATCCTTAGGCGTCAACAGCGAGATGGGCAGCGGCGGCATTGCCTTCCTCGCCCATGCCGGAGGATTTATTTTCGGAGTTTCGCTCTTTAAATTCTTTGCCATTCACAAGAGTTCGCAAGCGCTCTTTTAA
- a CDS encoding aspartate kinase — translation MAPIVHKYGGTSVGSVERIQAVARRVAATVATGRQVVVVVSAMGKQTDLLAKLACDIVPHPSDDVALRREMDMLLSTGEQVSIALLAMALQQLDCPAISMTGAQAGILTEREYSRARIHKIVTDRIQQHLERGKVPIVAGFQGIASAMDLEITTLGRGGSDTTAVALAVALQAEACEIYTDVPGVLTTDPRRVSEAQLLPEITSDEMLELASLGARVLHPRAVELARNFGMKLVVRSSWTDEPGTVILSPPPRRRTSFASLETSQAVNAVTADRDRAKIVLLRVPDRPGVAARLFEAIAAAGINVDTILQSIHPTPPDETKGEMTNDIAFTVPRSVAAEAAEAAQTVARDLGCREVELDCEVAKISIAGAGMIGRPGIAAEMFEVLAAANINLQLISMSEIKVSCIIAADRAGDAALQLSQYFQVVPHAVADPAPSKIRNHSPVSGVALDFDQARLAILDVPDRPGYAARIFRRLADAGIAVDTISQSQRSQTNLEGAATNHIAFTIHLDRAPTAKTLLYQLSDELGCSGVAIDEDVAKVSIVGASMEAHPGTAAQLFAALASANINLEMISTSEIKVSCIVRASEGNRALQVVHSAFNLHEPHV, via the coding sequence ATGGCTCCGATCGTCCATAAATACGGAGGCACTTCCGTCGGCTCTGTCGAACGCATTCAGGCGGTCGCTCGTCGAGTTGCCGCCACTGTCGCCACTGGCCGCCAGGTGGTGGTGGTGGTTTCGGCTATGGGCAAACAAACCGACTTGCTGGCGAAGCTGGCCTGCGACATCGTGCCCCACCCCAGCGACGATGTTGCCCTCCGCCGCGAAATGGACATGCTGCTCTCGACTGGCGAGCAAGTGAGCATTGCGCTACTGGCGATGGCCCTGCAGCAGCTCGACTGTCCCGCCATCTCCATGACCGGCGCTCAAGCAGGCATCCTCACCGAACGGGAATACTCCCGCGCCCGCATTCACAAAATCGTCACCGATCGCATCCAACAACATCTAGAGCGCGGCAAAGTTCCTATTGTGGCTGGATTCCAAGGGATTGCCAGTGCAATGGATCTCGAAATCACCACCCTCGGGCGGGGGGGCTCCGATACCACCGCTGTCGCCTTAGCCGTGGCTTTGCAAGCCGAAGCCTGCGAAATCTACACTGACGTGCCGGGGGTGTTAACCACCGACCCCCGCAGAGTCTCCGAAGCCCAACTGCTGCCCGAAATTACTAGCGACGAAATGCTAGAGCTGGCTAGCTTGGGGGCACGAGTGCTGCACCCTCGGGCGGTGGAATTGGCCCGCAACTTCGGCATGAAGTTAGTCGTACGCTCCAGTTGGACCGACGAACCGGGCACCGTCATCCTGTCTCCCCCTCCCCGTCGCCGCACCAGCTTTGCCAGCTTGGAAACTTCGCAGGCCGTCAATGCCGTCACCGCCGATCGCGATCGCGCCAAAATCGTGCTGCTGCGGGTGCCCGATCGCCCTGGCGTGGCTGCCCGCCTGTTCGAGGCGATCGCGGCTGCGGGCATCAATGTCGATACCATCCTGCAATCGATCCATCCCACCCCGCCTGACGAGACCAAGGGCGAGATGACCAACGACATCGCCTTTACCGTGCCGCGATCGGTGGCAGCGGAAGCGGCAGAAGCTGCCCAAACCGTCGCGAGGGACTTGGGCTGCCGGGAAGTAGAACTGGATTGCGAAGTGGCCAAAATTAGCATTGCGGGGGCGGGCATGATCGGTCGTCCCGGCATTGCTGCCGAAATGTTCGAGGTGCTCGCTGCTGCCAATATCAACCTACAGCTCATTTCCATGTCTGAAATTAAGGTCAGTTGTATCATTGCTGCCGATCGGGCTGGAGATGCGGCTCTCCAGCTCAGCCAATATTTTCAGGTGGTTCCTCACGCCGTTGCCGATCCCGCCCCTTCAAAAATCCGCAACCACTCGCCAGTCAGTGGCGTTGCCCTCGACTTCGACCAAGCCCGCTTGGCCATTTTGGATGTACCCGATCGCCCCGGCTATGCTGCCCGCATCTTCCGTCGCTTGGCGGACGCAGGCATTGCCGTCGATACCATTTCTCAAAGCCAGCGCAGCCAAACCAATCTGGAGGGAGCTGCCACCAATCACATCGCCTTTACCATCCACCTAGATCGAGCTCCCACCGCCAAAACCCTACTGTACCAACTCTCTGACGAGCTGGGTTGCAGTGGCGTGGCGATCGACGAAGATGTGGCGAAGGTCAGTATTGTCGGAGCCTCTATGGAAGCGCATCCCGGCACAGCAGCCCAGCTATTTGCGGCCCTGGCATCCGCTAACATCAACCTAGAGATGATCTCCACTTCAGAAATTAAAGTGAGCTGCATTGTCCGCGCCTCAGAGGGCAATCGCGCTCTGCAAGTCGTCCACAGCGCCTTCAACCTGCACGAACCCCATGTCTGA
- a CDS encoding NADH-quinone oxidoreductase subunit J has protein sequence MQLSEGVQLVSFGILAAMAVGFALGVVLMPSIVYAAFMLGGVFLSMAGLYLLLNADFVAAAQVLIYVGAVNVLILFAIMLVNRQQDFKPLPLGWLRSGLTAVTCGGLLFLLGAIAFTTDWQIEPVQGVSSILTIGGQFFSNYLLPFEVASILLLMALIGAIVIARREFIAEVSPEGSNVEFALLERPRETLTASSPSEAE, from the coding sequence GTGCAGCTATCGGAAGGGGTTCAGTTAGTTAGCTTTGGCATCTTAGCTGCAATGGCAGTTGGATTTGCCCTCGGGGTGGTGTTGATGCCGAGCATCGTTTACGCCGCGTTTATGCTCGGGGGCGTGTTCTTGAGTATGGCGGGCCTCTACCTGTTGCTCAATGCCGATTTTGTGGCGGCTGCACAGGTGCTGATTTATGTCGGCGCTGTCAATGTGTTGATTTTGTTTGCCATTATGCTGGTGAATCGCCAGCAAGACTTCAAACCGCTCCCGTTGGGCTGGCTGCGGAGTGGTTTGACGGCGGTTACCTGCGGTGGCCTGCTGTTCTTGTTGGGGGCGATCGCCTTCACCACCGACTGGCAGATCGAGCCAGTGCAGGGGGTCAGCAGTATTCTGACGATCGGCGGGCAATTCTTTTCCAATTACCTGCTGCCCTTCGAGGTGGCCTCTATCCTGTTGTTAATGGCGCTGATTGGGGCGATCGTGATTGCCCGCCGCGAGTTTATCGCTGAGGTTTCCCCTGAAGGAAGCAACGTGGAATTTGCGCTGTTAGAGCGCCCCCGCGAAACCCTGACGGCAAGTTCCCCTTCTGAGGCCGAGTGA
- the nuoK gene encoding NADH-quinone oxidoreductase subunit NuoK: MLELQFFLVVAAILFCIGIYGIVTSRNAVRVLMSIELLLNAVNLNFIAFSNFLDSQAIRGQVFSVFVITVSAAEAAVGLAIVLAIYRNRATIDMESFNLLKW, translated from the coding sequence ATGTTAGAGCTGCAATTTTTTCTCGTCGTCGCCGCAATTCTCTTTTGCATCGGCATTTACGGCATTGTCACCAGCCGCAACGCAGTGCGAGTGCTGATGTCAATCGAGCTGCTACTCAATGCGGTCAACCTCAACTTTATCGCCTTCTCCAACTTCCTCGATTCGCAAGCCATTCGCGGACAGGTGTTTTCGGTGTTTGTGATTACGGTTTCGGCAGCGGAAGCGGCGGTTGGCTTGGCCATTGTGCTAGCAATTTACCGCAACCGGGCCACGATCGATATGGAGAGTTTCAATCTCTTGAAGTGGTAG
- a CDS encoding Uma2 family endonuclease: MVIQTGQPERTIPPLESGDKLTRTEFERRYEAMPHVKKAELVEGIVYMASPLRFRSHGNPRSRIVTWLGVYEAATPGVVSGDNATVRLDVDNELQPDALLRFERGGQSVISADDYVEGAPELIVEIAASSASLDLGDKLDVYCRNGVREYLVWRVYDRAFDWFRLQAGVYDRVEGVGIIRSEQFPGLWLDPAALLAGNSGQVLAVLQQGLSSAEHRAFVERLSVTATE, encoded by the coding sequence ATGGTTATTCAGACAGGACAGCCAGAGCGAACCATTCCGCCCCTCGAAAGCGGCGACAAACTGACTCGGACTGAATTCGAACGTCGCTACGAAGCGATGCCCCACGTTAAAAAAGCCGAGCTGGTCGAAGGAATTGTTTATATGGCTTCTCCCTTGCGCTTTAGAAGTCATGGAAATCCTCGCAGCCGCATTGTGACTTGGTTGGGGGTTTACGAAGCTGCTACCCCTGGCGTTGTCTCCGGCGACAATGCCACTGTCCGTCTCGATGTCGATAATGAACTCCAGCCCGATGCATTACTGCGCTTCGAGCGTGGGGGGCAGTCTGTGATTAGCGCGGATGACTATGTGGAGGGGGCACCGGAACTGATTGTAGAAATTGCGGCCAGTAGCGCTTCTCTGGACTTAGGCGACAAGCTCGATGTTTACTGCCGCAATGGAGTACGGGAATATCTGGTCTGGCGAGTGTACGATCGCGCCTTCGATTGGTTTCGGCTCCAAGCTGGAGTCTACGATCGCGTAGAGGGAGTGGGAATCATCCGCTCCGAACAGTTTCCGGGGCTCTGGTTAGATCCTGCTGCCTTATTGGCCGGAAACTCGGGACAGGTCTTAGCTGTCTTACAGCAAGGTCTCTCCAGTGCAGAACATCGAGCTTTTGTCGAACGCCTTTCAGTCACTGCAACTGAGTAA
- a CDS encoding NAD(P)H-quinone oxidoreductase subunit H: MPTIETKADRMVLNFGPHHPSMHGVLRLIVTLDGENVVDCEPVLGYLHRAMEKIAENRTIVQYLPYVTRWDYLATMFTEAITVNAPEQLADVKVPRRAQYIRVIMLELSRIASHLLWLGTFVADIGAQTPFFYVFREREMIYDLFEAATGMRMMHNYFRIGGLAADLPYGWVDKCRDFCDYLLPKVDEYERLLSKNPILRNRTEGVGTVTRENAISWGLSGPMLRASGVKWDLRKVDHYECYDDFDWEIQWETAGDCLARYFVRVREMRESVKIIRQALDGLPGGPFENLEAQRMAGGPKSEWNDFQYQFIGKKSSPMFKVPEAEHYVRLEAPKGELGVYLVGDDSVFPWRFKIRPPGFINLQVLPELVRGMKLADIMAILGSIDIIMGEVDR; the protein is encoded by the coding sequence ATGCCGACGATCGAAACCAAAGCGGACCGGATGGTGCTCAACTTTGGGCCTCACCACCCCTCCATGCACGGCGTCTTGCGTCTGATTGTCACCCTCGACGGCGAAAATGTCGTGGATTGCGAGCCGGTGTTGGGCTACCTGCACCGTGCGATGGAGAAAATTGCCGAGAATCGCACCATTGTCCAGTACTTGCCCTACGTGACGCGGTGGGATTATCTCGCCACCATGTTCACCGAGGCTATCACCGTCAACGCCCCCGAGCAGTTGGCCGACGTGAAAGTGCCCCGTCGGGCTCAATACATCCGCGTCATCATGCTGGAGTTGAGCCGCATCGCCTCCCACCTGCTGTGGTTGGGTACCTTCGTAGCCGACATCGGCGCTCAAACTCCCTTCTTCTATGTCTTCCGCGAACGGGAGATGATTTACGACCTGTTTGAAGCTGCCACTGGCATGCGGATGATGCACAACTACTTCCGCATTGGCGGATTGGCCGCCGACCTACCCTACGGCTGGGTGGATAAGTGCCGCGACTTCTGCGATTATCTCTTGCCCAAAGTTGACGAGTACGAGCGGCTGCTATCCAAAAACCCGATCTTGCGCAACCGCACTGAAGGGGTGGGCACCGTCACCCGCGAAAACGCCATTAGCTGGGGCCTGTCCGGTCCGATGCTGCGGGCTTCGGGGGTGAAGTGGGATCTGCGCAAGGTGGACCACTACGAATGCTATGACGATTTTGACTGGGAGATTCAGTGGGAAACGGCTGGCGATTGTTTGGCTCGCTATTTCGTGCGCGTGCGGGAGATGCGCGAGTCGGTCAAAATTATTCGCCAAGCTTTAGACGGCCTGCCGGGAGGTCCGTTCGAGAATCTGGAAGCCCAACGGATGGCGGGCGGTCCCAAATCCGAATGGAACGATTTTCAATATCAGTTCATCGGTAAGAAATCATCCCCCATGTTCAAGGTGCCGGAGGCGGAGCACTACGTGCGCTTGGAAGCACCGAAGGGAGAGTTGGGGGTCTACCTCGTCGGCGATGACAGTGTGTTTCCCTGGCGCTTCAAGATTCGTCCGCCGGGCTTTATCAATTTGCAGGTGTTGCCCGAGTTGGTGCGCGGCATGAAGTTGGCCGATATCATGGCCATCTTAGGCAGCATCGACATCATTATGGGAGAGGTCGATCGCTAA
- the pheA gene encoding prephenate dehydratase yields the protein MLGATDRLGEIRKAVWLGGCCVDSACMSAADTVAYLGPAGTFTEAAALAFQAEPAKLAPYPTNAATLIAVAEGEVGWGVVPVENSVQGAVAATLDTLWQLEGLQIHRTQIMPIRHHLMGFADRLDAIRTVYAHPQALAQCQQWLARNLPEAILVAATSNTSELKRLEGDRQLAAIASERAARVYGVPILARSIADYDNNCTRFWVVSREPSPGGNYTSLAFSAKANVPGALVQPLQVLARAGINMTRIESRPTKKAIGDYVFFIDLEHPDRADLSNVLQELKQIVAVLKVFGSYPLQICTE from the coding sequence TTGCTAGGTGCAACTGACCGGCTTGGCGAGATCCGCAAAGCGGTATGGTTGGGAGGATGTTGCGTCGATTCTGCTTGCATGAGTGCAGCCGATACCGTTGCCTATCTCGGCCCTGCAGGGACCTTTACTGAGGCCGCAGCGCTTGCCTTTCAAGCGGAACCAGCTAAATTAGCCCCCTATCCCACCAATGCCGCCACCCTCATTGCAGTCGCCGAGGGAGAAGTGGGATGGGGAGTAGTGCCGGTGGAAAATTCGGTGCAAGGGGCAGTAGCAGCTACGCTCGATACCCTATGGCAGTTAGAGGGGCTGCAGATTCACCGCACTCAAATTATGCCCATTCGCCACCATTTGATGGGGTTTGCCGATCGCCTCGACGCCATCCGCACAGTCTACGCCCACCCACAGGCATTAGCCCAATGCCAGCAATGGCTGGCCCGCAACCTCCCCGAGGCGATCCTGGTGGCAGCCACCTCGAACACGAGCGAGTTGAAGCGACTGGAGGGCGATCGCCAGTTGGCCGCGATCGCTTCCGAACGAGCAGCTCGGGTCTACGGGGTGCCCATTTTGGCGCGCTCGATCGCCGATTACGACAATAATTGCACGCGATTTTGGGTGGTGAGTCGGGAGCCGTCGCCAGGAGGGAATTACACGTCGTTAGCGTTTTCCGCTAAGGCAAATGTACCCGGGGCGCTGGTGCAGCCGCTACAAGTACTGGCACGAGCGGGCATTAATATGACGCGGATTGAATCTCGACCGACCAAAAAGGCGATCGGAGATTATGTCTTCTTTATCGATTTAGAACACCCCGATCGGGCCGACCTATCTAATGTGCTACAGGAACTGAAGCAGATTGTGGCAGTGCTAAAGGTGTTTGGCAGCTATCCGCTACAGATCTGTACAGAATAG
- a CDS encoding addiction module antidote protein has translation MSKYRTLDQVEEDYFRKHPEEIEDYIALIFEEFSEHGDTGALLASLRSIARVRGVTATAEAAGMSRKGLQKALSEEGNPKLASVNAIMQALGYRLAPQKLVAT, from the coding sequence ATGAGTAAGTACCGGACACTCGACCAGGTAGAGGAGGACTACTTTCGCAAGCATCCCGAGGAAATCGAAGACTACATTGCACTGATTTTTGAAGAATTTTCCGAGCATGGCGATACTGGAGCGCTGCTTGCTTCTTTGCGGTCGATCGCGCGAGTGCGGGGGGTGACTGCAACGGCAGAAGCTGCCGGGATGAGTCGAAAGGGATTGCAGAAAGCTCTGTCGGAAGAAGGCAATCCAAAATTGGCTAGTGTGAACGCCATCATGCAGGCGTTGGGATATCGTCTTGCTCCGCAGAAATTAGTAGCGACTTGA
- a CDS encoding class I fructose-bisphosphate aldolase, whose product MTQTIAKPQSIADWLGDEADDLLNYTAKVSRDLLHLPSSDWVERIFSPSDRSPQVLRSLQQLFGAGRLADTGYLSILPVDQGIEHSAGASFAPNPLYFDSENIVKLAIEGGCNAVATTLGVLGTVSRQYAHKIPFIVKINHNELLSYPNRYDQILFASVERAWNLGAVAIGATIYFGSPESARQIQEIGAAFARAHELGMATILWCYLRNDVFKQDKDYHLAADLTAQANHLGVTLQADIIKQKLPSCNGGYAAVTQATGRSYGKTSDLVYSQLSSDHPIDLARYQVLNCYAGRAGLINSGGASGQDDFAEVIRTAVINKRAGGMGLISGRKAFQRPFDEGIQLFHAIQDVYLSDSVTIA is encoded by the coding sequence ATGACCCAGACGATCGCAAAACCGCAGTCGATCGCTGACTGGTTGGGAGACGAGGCAGACGATCTGCTCAATTACACTGCGAAGGTGTCGAGGGATTTATTACATTTGCCCAGCTCGGACTGGGTCGAGCGCATCTTTAGCCCCAGCGATCGCTCCCCTCAAGTTTTGCGAAGCCTGCAGCAGCTTTTCGGCGCGGGACGGCTGGCCGATACGGGGTACCTGTCTATTTTGCCGGTAGACCAAGGCATCGAGCATTCGGCGGGTGCTTCGTTTGCCCCCAACCCCCTGTATTTCGATAGCGAGAATATTGTCAAGTTGGCGATCGAGGGGGGCTGCAACGCTGTCGCCACCACTCTAGGCGTTTTGGGCACCGTATCCCGCCAATACGCCCACAAAATTCCCTTTATTGTCAAAATCAACCACAACGAACTGCTCAGCTATCCCAATCGCTACGACCAAATTCTCTTTGCATCCGTGGAACGGGCTTGGAATCTCGGGGCAGTGGCGATCGGAGCGACGATTTATTTTGGCTCGCCGGAGTCGGCACGGCAGATTCAGGAGATCGGTGCGGCCTTTGCCCGCGCCCACGAGCTCGGCATGGCCACCATTTTGTGGTGCTATCTGCGCAACGATGTTTTCAAGCAGGATAAGGACTATCACCTCGCTGCCGATCTCACCGCTCAGGCCAACCACCTCGGCGTCACCCTTCAAGCCGATATCATTAAGCAAAAGCTGCCCTCTTGCAATGGGGGATATGCCGCTGTGACGCAGGCAACCGGTCGGTCCTACGGCAAAACTAGCGATCTCGTTTACAGTCAACTTTCCAGCGACCATCCCATCGATCTCGCCCGCTATCAGGTGCTCAATTGCTATGCCGGTCGGGCAGGGTTAATTAATTCGGGGGGCGCTTCGGGACAAGATGACTTTGCCGAGGTTATTCGTACCGCTGTAATTAACAAGCGAGCCGGCGGTATGGGGCTCATTTCTGGCCGCAAAGCCTTTCAGCGCCCATTCGACGAAGGAATCCAGCTATTCCATGCCATCCAAGATGTTTATCTATCTGACAGCGTGACCATTGCTTAG
- the ndhI gene encoding NAD(P)H-quinone oxidoreductase subunit I translates to MKFLNRVGGYASDVWQSAKAIGQGLTVVFDHMSRRPITVQYPYEKLIPSERFRGRIHFEFDKCISCEVCVRVCPINLPVVDYAFDAKLKKKELYSYSIDFGVCIFCGNCVEFCPTNALSMTEEYDLAAYDRHELNFSQVALGRLPYKATEDPMVTPLRELAYLPAGVMEPHDLEPRSQRAGKRPEDILAELREAKAAATSDGE, encoded by the coding sequence ATGAAGTTTCTAAATCGAGTCGGCGGCTATGCCAGCGATGTCTGGCAGTCGGCCAAGGCGATCGGTCAGGGGTTAACGGTGGTCTTCGACCACATGAGTCGCCGCCCCATTACCGTGCAATACCCTTACGAGAAGCTGATTCCTTCGGAGCGGTTTCGGGGTCGGATTCACTTCGAGTTCGATAAGTGCATTTCTTGCGAAGTCTGCGTCCGGGTCTGCCCGATCAACTTGCCGGTGGTGGATTATGCCTTCGATGCCAAGCTGAAGAAAAAGGAACTGTACAGCTACAGCATTGATTTCGGCGTCTGTATTTTCTGCGGCAACTGCGTGGAATTTTGCCCCACCAATGCCCTGTCCATGACGGAGGAGTACGATCTGGCAGCCTACGATCGCCACGAACTCAACTTCAGCCAAGTGGCACTGGGGCGGCTGCCCTATAAGGCCACGGAAGACCCGATGGTGACGCCGCTGCGGGAGTTGGCCTACTTACCCGCAGGGGTGATGGAGCCCCACGACTTAGAGCCCCGATCGCAGCGGGCCGGCAAGCGACCGGAAGATATTTTGGCCGAGCTGCGGGAGGCGAAGGCAGCAGCAACTTCAGATGGAGAGTAG
- the nuoH gene encoding NADH-quinone oxidoreductase subunit NuoH has product METGLDLQRSFVEALTSFGVRPDVASALWLPLPMLVLIVGVTVGVMVLTWLERKISAAAQQRVGPNLAGPEGLLIPLADGLKLLTKEDVTPGNADPLLFALGPILVFLPVFFSYLVIPFGQNMLLTNLAVGVFLIISVSSIQPIGLLMSGYASNNKYSLLGGLRAAAQSISYELPLALSVLAIAMMSNGLGTVEIVQQQQGLGILSWNLWRQPIGFVIFLISALAEAERLPFDLPEAEEELVAGYQTEYSAMKFALFYLGSYANLLLGALLATVLYMGGWSFIVPVDAIADWVGISIYNPLFQVLAAALGIVMTLFKAFLFVFLAIIIRWTLPRVRIDQLLDLGWKFLLPISLANLLLTAALKLALPAYFGG; this is encoded by the coding sequence ATGGAAACCGGTCTAGACCTACAACGCAGTTTTGTGGAAGCCCTGACAAGTTTTGGGGTGCGCCCGGATGTCGCTTCAGCATTGTGGTTGCCCTTGCCCATGCTCGTCCTGATTGTTGGGGTTACGGTGGGGGTGATGGTGCTCACTTGGCTGGAACGAAAGATTTCGGCGGCAGCCCAACAGCGGGTGGGACCGAACTTAGCGGGTCCAGAAGGACTGTTGATTCCGCTGGCGGACGGGCTCAAGTTGCTGACCAAAGAAGATGTCACCCCCGGCAATGCCGATCCGCTGCTGTTTGCCCTCGGACCGATTCTGGTATTCTTGCCGGTCTTTTTTTCCTACTTGGTGATCCCGTTCGGTCAGAACATGTTGCTGACCAATTTAGCGGTCGGGGTGTTTCTGATTATCTCGGTCTCTAGCATCCAGCCCATTGGCCTGCTGATGTCGGGATATGCCTCCAACAATAAATACTCGCTCTTGGGGGGGCTGCGGGCTGCGGCGCAGTCGATTAGTTACGAATTGCCCCTAGCGCTGTCGGTGTTGGCGATCGCCATGATGAGTAACGGCTTGGGCACCGTCGAGATCGTGCAGCAGCAGCAGGGTTTGGGCATTCTGTCTTGGAATCTGTGGCGGCAGCCGATTGGCTTTGTTATTTTTCTGATTTCTGCCCTCGCCGAGGCGGAACGCTTGCCCTTCGACCTGCCAGAGGCAGAAGAGGAATTGGTGGCGGGCTACCAGACTGAATATTCGGCCATGAAATTTGCCCTGTTCTACTTGGGCTCTTACGCCAATCTCCTGTTGGGGGCTCTACTCGCGACCGTGCTTTATATGGGCGGCTGGTCGTTTATTGTGCCGGTGGATGCGATCGCCGATTGGGTCGGGATCTCGATCTACAATCCGCTATTTCAGGTGCTTGCCGCAGCCTTGGGCATTGTCATGACCCTGTTTAAGGCGTTCCTGTTCGTATTCCTCGCCATCATCATTCGCTGGACGTTGCCCCGCGTCCGCATCGACCAATTACTCGATCTGGGTTGGAAATTCCTGCTGCCCATTTCGTTAGCCAATCTGCTGCTGACAGCAGCCTTGAAGTTGGCGCTACCGGCCTACTTTGGCGGTTAA